In Pantoea agglomerans, the genomic stretch GCGCCTGCACCGCGATCGCCTCCAGCTTGAGCCGGGCCTGATTCACCGCGCCAACGGCGGAACCCTGGTGCTGTCGCTGCGCACCCTGCAGGCGCAGCCGCTGCTGTGGCTGCGCCTGAAGCGCGCTATCCAGCTCGGTCGCCTTGAGTGGCAGTCGCCCGATGAGCGTCATCCCCTGCCGGTTTCCATTCCCGCGCTTCCGCTAAGCCTGAAGCTGGTGCTCTGCGGCGACCGCGATGCGCTGGCGGCATTTCAGGAGAGCGATCCTGAACTGCACGAGATGGCGATCTATACTGAATTCGAAGAGAACATGCAGATCGTCGACGAAGACGATATGCTCGCCTGGTGCCGCTGGGCGCAGGATGTCGCGCTGCAGGCGGGCCTGCCCGCTCCGCAGGTCGACTTCTGGCCGCCGCTGATCCGCGAAGCGGTGCGTTACACCGGCGATCAGGAAGTGCTGCCCCTCTGCCCGCGCTGGCTGCTGCGTCAGATGCGCGAAGCCTTCGCGCAGGAGAACGCCCTCAGCGAGGCGGCGCTGGTCAGCGCCCTTGACGTGCGCACCTGGCGCGAAGCGTTCCTCGCCGAGCGCATGCGCGACGAAATTCTGCTGAAGCAGATCCTGATTGAAACTGAAGGCGACGTCGTTGGCCAAATCAACGGCCTCTCCGTGGTGGAGTTCCCGGGCCATCCGCGCCCGTGGGGCGAGCCCTCGCGCATTACCTGCGTCGTCCATCCGGGCGACGGCGAGTTTACCGACGTCGAACGCAAAGCTGAGCTGGGCGGCAATATCCATGCTAAAGGCATGATGATTATGCAGGCGTATCTTATCGCCGAGCTGGAGCTGGATCAGCAGCTGCCCTTCTCCGCATCGCTGGTGTTTGAACAATCCTACTCGGAGGTCGACGGCGACAGCGCCTCGCTGGCTGAACTGTGCGCCCTTATCAGCGCGCTGGCTAATCAGCCGATTAACCAGCAAATTGCGGTAACAGGATCGGTGGATCAGTTCGGCAACGTGCAGCCGGTGGGCGGCCTGAATGAGAAAATTGAAGGCTTCTTCGCGATTTGCAACGAGCGTGAACTTACCGGCCAGCAGGGCGTAATTATTCCGGCGTGCAATGTGCGTCACCTCTGCCTGAGCCAGGATGTAGTCGACGCCGTTGAGCAGGGCCGTTTTCATATCTGGGCGATCGATCGCGCCGATGAGGCGCTGCCGCTGCTGACCGGTATTGTCTGGCACAGCGAAGAGGAGAACGGCGACGCGCTGCTGCGCCGCATCCAGGATCGTATTACCCAACTCAATCAGCAGGAAGCGAGCCATCGCCCCTGGCCGCTTCGCTGGCTAAACTGGTTCAACCAGAACTGATTGAATTGCCCGGCGTACAGCTGTTCGCTAAACTTCGTGCTTCACTAAAACAAGGCTTATTGAAAACATGGTTGATAAACGCGAATCCTATAGCAAAGAGGACCTGATTGCGTCAGGTCGCGGTGAACTGTTTGGCGAGAACGGTCCGCCGCTTCCGTCAGGCAACATGTTGATGATGGACCGCGTGGTCAAGATGACCGAAGATGGCGGTAAGTTCGACAAAGGCTTCGTTGAAGCCGAGCTGGATATCAATCCGGACTTGTGGTTTTTCGCCTGCCACTTTATTGGCGATCCGGTGATGCCGGGCTGTCTCGGCCTGGATGCGATGTGGCAGCTGGTTGGGTTCTATCTGGGCTGGCTGGGCGGCGAAGGCAAAGGCCGCGCGCTGGGCGTAGGCGAAGTGAAATTCACCGGCCAGGTGC encodes the following:
- a CDS encoding Lon protease family protein, encoding MILTSSQLSWQDLQPNITGYASVFSRITEEETDSLATVQPRLLNALACLDQQAEGFPLLLVCSQENLDYLELIARQMERIATEPAALFGGHYHIIADNVTLQPPGDASHPFTGSGQVHFAEWIENDQLFGCVRLHRDRLQLEPGLIHRANGGTLVLSLRTLQAQPLLWLRLKRAIQLGRLEWQSPDERHPLPVSIPALPLSLKLVLCGDRDALAAFQESDPELHEMAIYTEFEENMQIVDEDDMLAWCRWAQDVALQAGLPAPQVDFWPPLIREAVRYTGDQEVLPLCPRWLLRQMREAFAQENALSEAALVSALDVRTWREAFLAERMRDEILLKQILIETEGDVVGQINGLSVVEFPGHPRPWGEPSRITCVVHPGDGEFTDVERKAELGGNIHAKGMMIMQAYLIAELELDQQLPFSASLVFEQSYSEVDGDSASLAELCALISALANQPINQQIAVTGSVDQFGNVQPVGGLNEKIEGFFAICNERELTGQQGVIIPACNVRHLCLSQDVVDAVEQGRFHIWAIDRADEALPLLTGIVWHSEEENGDALLRRIQDRITQLNQQEASHRPWPLRWLNWFNQN
- the fabA gene encoding bifunctional 3-hydroxydecanoyl-ACP dehydratase/trans-2-decenoyl-ACP isomerase, whose product is MVDKRESYSKEDLIASGRGELFGENGPPLPSGNMLMMDRVVKMTEDGGKFDKGFVEAELDINPDLWFFACHFIGDPVMPGCLGLDAMWQLVGFYLGWLGGEGKGRALGVGEVKFTGQVLPTAKKVTYRIHFKRVINRKLVMGVADGEVFVDGNLIYSASDLKVGLFKDTNAF